The Actinomycetota bacterium genome includes a region encoding these proteins:
- a CDS encoding septum formation initiator family protein, with product MRYRKTRARKGTKPSRKGSKIRRLKPRTRFSVIRSHIVLVTIIVLMFLWALYPLKERLEQKRESEKLRENIAELRAKNKVLKEEIARLKTDDYIEQLARKDLGLIKPGESAYLVVPPKEDEARTESVKPNKKKKNSPSFWERIKIFWKIFPPNLFLLDMSSFNQVQWR from the coding sequence ATGCGATACCGGAAAACGAGGGCAAGAAAAGGAACCAAACCATCACGGAAGGGTTCAAAGATCCGGAGATTAAAGCCCAGAACGAGGTTTAGCGTTATAAGATCCCACATCGTTCTGGTTACCATTATTGTTCTCATGTTTCTATGGGCTCTTTATCCCTTGAAAGAGAGGTTGGAGCAAAAGCGAGAGTCGGAGAAGTTACGGGAAAATATAGCCGAACTTAGGGCGAAGAATAAGGTGTTGAAGGAGGAAATCGCCCGCCTCAAAACCGATGACTATATAGAGCAACTCGCTCGAAAGGATTTAGGACTCATTAAGCCGGGCGAGAGCGCTTATTTGGTTGTTCCCCCAAAGGAGGATGAGGCTCGAACGGAATCCGTCAAACCAAATAAGAAGAAGAAAAATTCACCCAGTTTTTGGGAAAGAATAAAGATTTTTTGGAAAATTTTTCCTCCAAATCTTTTCCTCCTTGACATGTCCTCCTTTAACCAAGTACAATGGCGATAA